From Camelina sativa cultivar DH55 chromosome 20, Cs, whole genome shotgun sequence, the proteins below share one genomic window:
- the LOC104768375 gene encoding putative cyclin-D7-1, with the protein MDNLLCEESWPASPLTPEPLPNSRRTTLDNDVALMYPAIDDATMEEAISVDLEKELCFSNHGDKIIEFFVSKKLTELRFQAVQWLIQTRSRLNLSYETVFSAANCFDRFVYMTSCEEWTNWMVELVALTSLSIASKFNEVSTPLLQELEMEGLNHMFHQNTLLKMELIMLKALDWRVNSVTIYSFSQTLVSKIGVIDDHMKMNRITNHLLDDLCDLKMLQYPPSVVAAAAMWDVLDENGIREKIMNLFGQHHKNNIVKCVDVMKSRSMVQPPSRRKIFEAKSFMSLLQGGEGNDDYYVEDLSAIFQIIRSDKKKRDRENHQFDFRPAKRMTIGMSNHI; encoded by the exons ATGGATAATCTACTCTGCGAAGAGTCATGGCCCGCGAGTCCTCTAACTCCGGAGCCTTTACCAAACTCCCGCCGCACTACTCTCGACAATGACGTAGCGCTGATGTACCCGGCGATAGACGATGCGACGATGGAAGAAGCCATTTCTGTGGATTTGGAGAAAGAATTGTGTTTCAGTAATCACGGAGACAAGATTATTGAGTTTTTCGTATCTAAGAAGTTAACCGAGTTGAGGTTTCAAGCAGTTCAATGGCTAATTCAG ACTCGGAGTCGGCTAAATCTTTCATATGAAACAGTATTTTCCGCCGCAAATTGCTTTGATCGGTTCGTCTATATGACTAGCTGCGAG GAATGGACGAATTGGATGGTAGAACTAGTTGCATTAACCTCACTATCGATTGCGTCAAAGTTCAACGAAGTTTCAACTCCTTTGCTTCAAGAACTCGAGATGGAAGGTCTGAATCATATGTTTCACCAGAACACCCTTCTTAAGATGGAACTCATAATGTTGAAAGCTCTTGACTGGCGCGTGAACTCTGTCACGATATATTCTTTTTCGCAAACCCTTGTTTCGAAAATCGGTGTGATAGATGATCATATGAAGATGAACCGAATCACTAATCATCTGCTCGATGATTTATGCG ATTTGAAAATGCTTCAATATCCACCAAGCGTTGTGGCAGCTGCGGCTATGTGGGATGTTTTGGACGAGAATGGGATTCGAGAAAAAATTATGAATCTCTTTGGTCAACATCATAAg AACAACATTGTGAAATGTGTTGACGTGATGAAATCTCGTAGCATGGTACAGCCGCCGTCGAGAAGGAAAATATTCGAAGCGAAAAGTTTTATGAGTCTGCTGCAGGGAGGAGAAGGGAATGATGATTATTACGTTGAAGATCTCTCTGCCATTTTTCAGATTATACGAtctgataagaagaagagagatagagagaaccACCAATTCGACTTTCGTCCGGCTAAAAGAATGACAATTGGAATGTCAAACCACATTTAg
- the LOC104768377 gene encoding light-harvesting complex-like protein OHP1, chloroplastic, whose translation MSSSPLTSSLFHPLSTLSLQGHGRIQNLCFSRKQQTLVVRAAKLPEGVIFPKVQPKSQPAFLGFTQTAEIWNSRACMMGLIGTFIVELILNKGILEMIGVEIGKGLDLPL comes from the exons ATGAGTTCGTCGCCGTTAACGTCATCTCTGTTTCATCCACTTTCGACCTTGTCACTTCAAGGGCATGGTCGGATACAGAACCTCTGTTTCAGTCGGAAGCAACAGACTCTCGTTGTCCGAGCCGCGAAACTCCCTGAAGGG GTGATATTTCCAAAAGTACAACCAAAATCTCAACCTGCGTTTCTTGGTTTCACACAAACAGCTGAGATTTGGAACTCCAGAGCTTGCATGATGGGTCTCATCGGTACTTTCATTGTCGAACTG ATTCTGAACAAGGGAATACTCGAGATGATCGGTGTAGAGATTGGGAAAGGACTTGATCTTCCTCTGTAA
- the LOC109131118 gene encoding uncharacterized protein LOC109131118, whose protein sequence is MEGLIPFLYKAIVMYKREGSFSSVLLSDHHSPSNSGYYMRLPGDSSSGRFRTSDRRRFGTDRLGLLGTTPSSSPSHVSTMNIINKRT, encoded by the coding sequence ATGGAAGGTTTGATTCCGTTTTTGTACAAAGCCATTGTTATGTATAAAAGAGAAGGAAGTTTTTCGTCGGTTTTGCTCAGCGATCATCACTCTCCTTCTAACTCCGGTTATTACATGAGACTTCCAGGCGACTCCTCCTCCGGTAGGTTTCGAACGTCCGATCGCCGGAGATTTGGGACAGACCGTCTTGGATTGCTTGGAACAACGCCGTCGTCGTCGCCATCTCATGTTTCCACTATGAACATCATCAACAAACGTACGTAA
- the LOC104768379 gene encoding hsp70 nucleotide exchange factor fes1-like — MAKEGPNWDGLLKWSLSHYDGTRPTRHLSEEDRKWFAEAMQSQTVDVVKRLKEITQVMQTPQQVLEAHDVTPQDIQDLLDELHEHVESIDMANDLHSVGGLVPLLGYLKNSNANIRAKSADVVRTIVENNPRSQESVIEANGLESLLLNFTSDTDMHSRTQALGAISSLIRNNQPGIASFRIANGYTGLKYALESDSVRFQRKALNLLHYLLQENNSDCDIAIELGFDHLMMHLISSIDADVREAALRGLLKLTEARKECSTCGSSIEKGDEKLGQILEDRIKGISLMSQEDLAAAKEEKQLLKSLWITFYDEPPTL, encoded by the exons ATGGCTAAAGAAGGACCTAACTGGGACGGTCTGCTTAAATGGAGTCTCTCTCACTACGATGGTACTCGCCCTACTCGCCATTTAAG TGAGGAGGATCGAAAATGGTTTGCAGAGGCAATGCAATCGCAAACCGTAGATGTAGTCAAACGGTTGAAGGAGATTACACAAGTAATGCAGACACCTCAACAAGTTTTGGAGGCTCACGATGTAACACCTCAAGATATCCAAG ATCTGCTGGATGAGCTGCATGAACATGTTGAGTCTATTGATATGGCTAATG ATCTTCATTCCGTTGGAGGCTTGGTACCTCTTCTTGGCTACCTCAAAAACTCCAATGCTAATATCCGAGCTAAGTCTGCAGATGTCGTACGCACAATAGTTGAGAACAATCCTCGAAGTCAAGAATCGGTTATCGAAGCCAATGGTTTAGAGTCTTTGCTTTTGAACTTTACTTCAGACACTGATATGCATTCTCGGACACAAGCGCTTGGTGCAATATCAT CTTTGATTCGTAATAATCAACCAGGGATAGCGAGTTTCCGGATTGCAAATGGCTACACTGGTTTAAAATATGCGCTGGAATCTGATAGTGTGAGATTTCAAAG GAAAGCTTTAAACTTGTTGCATTATCTTCTACAAGAGAATAACTCAGACTGTGATATTGCTATAGAACTCGGGTTTGACCATTTGATGATGCACCTCATCTCTAGCATTGATGCTGATGTAAGAGAAGCTGCTCTTCGGGGACTGCTCAAGCTCACCGAAGCTAGAAAAGAGTGTAGTACTTGTGGTTCTAGCATAGAGAAAGGCGATGAGAAACTGGGACAGATTCTAGAAGATCGTATCAAAGGAATCAGCTTGATGTCACAAGAGGATCTAGCAGCGGCTAAAGAGGAGAAACAGCTCTTAAAGTCTCTGTGGATCACATTCTATGACGAACCTCCTACTCTTTAG
- the LOC104768382 gene encoding vacuolar amino acid transporter 1-like: MKQNETFDQEREDLYQTDEEEDEESQTGSSVPSTPLSRNGSNNPSIPWPRSYRQSMDMLTGVTPPPSTSFVSSFHQRRPSSVFGSFTSSPTKQQLLIEKDEIQNSFVPSIKSFLASHLQLSVPADLLTPQETGSCTFSQSVLNGINVLCGVALLTMPYAVKEGGWLGLFILFSFGVITFYTGILLKICLENSPGIHTYPDIGQAVFGITGRIIVSILLYVELYASCVEYIIMMSDNLSGMFPNTSLYITGLSLDSHQIFAITTTLVVLPTVWLKDLSLLSYLSAGGVVSSILLALCLFWTGSVDGVGFNLSGKALDLTNIPVAIGIYGFGFVGHSVFPNIYSSMKEPSKFPMVLLISFGFCTLFYIAVAVCGYTMFGDAIQSQFTLNMPQQFTSSKIAVWTAVVTPMAKYALTITPVMLGLEELIPSSLRSKGFSILFRTIVVLSTLVVALTVPFFATVAALMGSFIAMLIALIFPCLCYISVMKGRLTNFQMGVCILIIIIGVVSGCCGTYSAIARLIDEMT; this comes from the exons ATGAAGCAAAACGAGACATTCGATCAAGAAAGGGAAGATTTATATCagacagatgaagaagaagacgaagaaagccAAACTGGGAGCTCTGTTCCGTCAACACCGTTATCTCGTAACGGCTCCAATAACCCTTCCATTCCGTGGCCTCGAAGTTACCG ACAATCTATGGATATGTTGACTGGAGTTACACCTCCGCCCAGTACAAGTTTTGTCTCTTCGTTTCACCAGAGACGACCTAGCTCTGTTTTCGGTTCGTTTACTTCTTCACCGACCAAACAGCAGCTTCTCATCGAGAAAGATGAGATCCAAAACTCTTTTGTACCATCCATCAAATCATTTCTTGCTTCTCATCTCCAGCTATCAGTCCCTGCTGATCTGTTAACTCCCCAAGAAACCGGCAGTTGCACATTCTCTCAATCCGTTCTCAACG GAATCAATGTTCTATGTGGAGTAGCTTTACTTACAATGCCTTACGCAGTGAAAGAAGGAGGATGGTTAGGGCTATTCATACTCTTCTCCTTTGGTGTTATCACTTTCTACACAGGTATTCTCCTCAAGATATGTCTCGAGAACTCGCCTGGGATCCACACTTACCCGGACATCGGTCAAGCTGTGTTTGGCATCACTGGACGCATCATCGTCTCT ATACTTCTCTATGTGGAGTTATAC GCATCTTGTGTGGAATACATAATCATGATGAGTGATAACTTGTCAGGGATGTTCCCAAACACATCCTTATACATCACCGGATTATCACTAGACTCTCATCAAATTTTCGCCATTACAACGACTCTAGTAGTTCTTCCGACTGTTTGGCTCAAAGACCTCAGCTTATTGTCCTATCTTTCAG cCGGAGGTGTCGTCTCTTCAATCTTGCTTGCGCTTTGCCTCTTTTGGACTGGATCAGTCGACGGGGTTGGATTTAACCTTAGCGGTAAAGCTCTTGATTTAACTAATATACCAGTCGCAATCGGAATTTACGGGTTTGGTTTTGTGGGTCACTCTGTTTTCCCCAACATATACTCTTCCATGAAAGAACCTTCCAAGTTTCCTATGGTGCTTCTCATCAg TTTTGGGTTTTGCACTCTATTTTACATCGCCGTTGCAGTTTGTGGATACACGATGTTTGGTGACGCAATTCAATCCCAATTTACACTGAACATGCCTCAGCAATTCACCTCATCTAAAATCGCAGTCTGGACGGCG GTCGTTACACCAATGGCGAAATACGCTTTAACAATCACTCCAGTCATGCTAGGGTTAGAAGAACTAATACCGTCTTCGCTGAGATCCAAAGgtttctctattttgtttagAACCATCGTAGTTCTCTCTACTTTGGTCGTCGCACTCACAGTTCCATTCTTCG CTACTGTGGCGGCTCTGATGGGATCTTTCATCGCAATGCTTATC GCGTTAATATTCCCATGTCTATGTTACATCAGCGTTATGAAGGGTAGATTAACCAACTTtcaa atGGGAGTTTGCATactgatcatcatcatcggcGTTGTGAGTGGTTGCTGCGGGACTTACTCTGCTATTGCGAGATTAATCGACGAGATGACctga
- the LOC104768376 gene encoding uncharacterized protein LOC104768376: protein MIRAAAKFSRAAARGRTISVRGSLVRYSTPLRLIHGEISVPNANHVAIQMVNYALSHARSQKSDESYSQGMLVLEQCLGNQLNDDQASQDSKATVLLAMSDLLYESGNSSEAIERLKQVMTLTLSSLAIRVAAVEALVGLLIQSGQDDASLDVADKFLELVNESGHENLQDVVAAAKAIKGLVELVKGNIESAESLFRGLENHESCKGNLALSYGEFLHATGNFEMAKEIYQKAIQGVTETKESMCSCNMNLKAVSLAATSSLGQLESHIGNFGVAETTLTQALSIAEEYYGDSHPKVGVMLTAVALMYGNKARQERSSSILIQEGLFRKALDLMKAPPLDSEGVINMENQEVMALARGGYAELLLIQENRRSEGEKMKSWAESAWRNRRISLSEALNKAAIIDTRTTRVL from the exons ATGATTCGCGCGGCTGCCAAATTTTCAAGAGCAGCAGCTCGTGGTCGCACGATCTCTGTTAGAGGAAGCCTTGTCCGATACTCGACGCCATTGAGATTGATCCACGGTGAAATCAGTGTTCCAAACGCGAATCATGTTGCTATTCAGATGGTCAATTACGCTCTTTCTCACGCTAGGTCACAAAAATCAG ATGAATCTTATTCCCAAGGGATGTTAGTGCTTGAACAATGCCTTGGGAATCAACTGAACGATGATCAGGCTTCCCAAGATTCTAAAGCAACAGTCTTGCTTGCCATGTCTGATCTTTTATACGAaag TGGGAACAGTAGTGAGGCCATTGAACGCCTCAAGCAAGTCATGACTCTGACACTCTCTTCGTTGGCTATTAGAG TTGCTGCTGTCGAAGCCCTTGTTGGTCTGCTGATTCAGTCAGGACAG GATGATGCTTCATTGGATGTTGCTGACAAATTTCTGGAATTGGTAAACGAGAGTGGCCATGAAAATCTTCAAGATGTGGTTGCTGCAGCTAAAGCGATCAAAGGCCTCGTTGAGCTTGTGAAAGGAAATATCGAATCCG CCGAATCTTTATTTCGAGGACTTGAGAATCATGAAAGCTGCAAAG GTAACTTGGCACTTTCTTATGGTGAATTCTTGCACGCCACCGGAAACTTTGAAATGGCAAAGGAGATTTATCAAAAGGCAATTCAAGGAGTTACAGAGACCAAAGAATCTATGTGCTCTTGTAACATGAATCTGAAGGCAGTCTCGCTAGCAGCCACATCTTCTCTGGGTCAGCTGGAGTCACACATTGG AAACTTTGGTGTTGCGGAGACAACACTGACACAAGCATTGTCAATCGCTGAGGAATATTATG GAGACAGTCATCCTAAGGTTGGTGTAATGTTAACCGCTGTGGCTCTGATGTACGGTAACAAAGCAAGGCAAGAACGCTCGAGTTCTATCCTGATTCAAGAG GGCCTCTTCAGAAAAGCGTTGGATCTCATGAAAGCACCTCCACTAGATTCAGAAG GGGTGATAAACATGGAAAATCAAGAAGTAATGGCTCTAGCAAGAG GAGGGTATGCAGAGCTACTACTGATTCAAGAGAACAGAAGAAGCGAAGGAGAGAAAATGAAATCATGGGCTGAATCAGCGTGGAGAAACAGACGCATCTCTCTTTCAGAAGCATTAAATAAAGCAGCAATCATAGATACTCGCACCACTCGTGTACTCTAG
- the LOC104768381 gene encoding uncharacterized protein LOC104768381, with protein sequence MATTPAMQTTFVSSTSFLKQARPSSSWGSSSPNNVIFPRNKRSSSSSSSVVVAAVGDVSSDGTIYLIGGAIAVALVGTAFPILFKRQDTCPECDGAGFVRKGRATLRANAARKDLPQIVCANCNGLGKLNQIDKSS encoded by the exons ATGGCAACCACACCGGCAATGCAAACGACGTTCGTGTCATCGACGAGCTTTCTGAAACAAGCGAGACCTTCTTCTTCGTGGGGATCATCATCACCGAACAATGTGATTTTTCCAAGAAACaagagatcttcttcttcttcttcttccgtagTTGTCGCCGCCGTCGGTGATGTCTCTTCGGACGGAACCATCTACTTGATCGGAGGAGCCATCGCCGTTGCTCTCGTCGGAACTGCATTCCCGATCCTCTTCAAACGCCAAGACAC GTGTCCGGAATGTGACGGAGCAGGATTTGTGAGGAAGGGAAGAGCAACTCTGAGGGCGAATGCGGCACGCAAGGATCTTCCTCAGATCGTTTGCGCAAACTGCAATGGACTCGGAAAGCTTAACCAGATTGACAAATCTTCctaa
- the LOC104768374 gene encoding oxysterol-binding protein-related protein 3A has protein sequence MASNDPKNGGGFFASIASSITSFGSVMSKSVNGLMGYEGLEVINPEGSTEDAEEEAARGRWKQEERDGYWKMMQKYIGSDVTSMVTLPVIIFEPMTMLQKMAELMEYSHLLDMADKTDDPYMRMIYASSWAISVYYAYQRTWKPFNPILGETYEMTNHNGINFIAEQVCHHPPMSAGHAENEHFAYDCTSKLKTKFLGNSIDVYPVGRTRVTLKRDGVVLDLVPPLTKVHNLIFGRTWVDSPGEMVMTNLTTGDKVVLYFQPCGWFGSGRYEVDGYVYSSAEEPKILMTGKWNESLSYQPCDAEGEPLPGTELKEVWKVAEAPKNDKYQYTHFAHKLNSFDTAPKKLLSSDSRLRPDRYALEMGDMSKSGYEKSSLEERQRAEKRSREEKGQKFVPKWFDETEEVTPTPWGDLEVYQFNGKYSVHRATADNAEDNTDVKLTQFNPWQFEDLSA, from the exons ATGGCTTCTAACGATCCAAAAAACGGCGGCGGTTTCTTCGCCTCTATCGCTTCATCCATCACCAGTTTCGGATCGGTCATGTCCAAATCAGTTAACGG tttgatgGGATATGAAGGGCTTGAAGTGATCAATCCAGAGGGGAGTACAGAAGATGCAGAGGAGGAAGCAGCAAGAGGAAGGTGGAAGCAAGAG GAACGTGATGGCTATTGGAAGATGATGCAGAAGTACATAGGTTCTGATGTTACATCTATGGTGACTCTTCCTGTCATCATTTTTGAACCCATGACAATGCTTCAGAAGATGGCTGAG TTGATGGAATACTCCCATCTGCTTGACATGGCTGACAAAACCGATGACCCTTACATGCGTATGATATATGCAT CATCATGGGCTATATCTGTGTATTATGCCTACCAACGTACCTGGAAGCCGTTTAATCCAATCCTTGGGGAGACTTATGAGATGACTAATCATAATGGGATTAATTTTATAGCTGAACAG GTCTGTCATCACCCACCAATGAGTGCTGGTCATGCTGAAAACGAGCATTTCGCTTACGATTGCACttcaaaactgaaaacaaaatttctaggCAACTCAATTGACGTCTACCCAGTAGGAAG GACACGAGTGACACTTAAAAGAGATGGTGTAGTTCTTGATCTTGTACCTCCCCTGACTAAGGTTCATAACCTTATCTTTGGACGTACATGGGTGGATTCGCCAGGAGAGATGGTCATGACGAACCTGACCACTGGTGACAAAGTGGTGCTTTATTTTCAACCATGTGGCTGGTTTGG ATCTGGACGTTATGAAGTGGACGGTTACGTGTATAGTTCAGCTGAAGAGCCCAAGATACTAATGACCGGTAAATGGAACGAGTCCTTGAGTTATCAGCCATGTGACGCGGAAGGCGAACCTCTTCCAGGCACCGAGCTGAAGGAG GTATGGAAGGTTGCTGAAGCTCCAAAGAACGATAAATACCAATACACACACTTTGCTCACAAGCTCAATAGCTTTGACACTGCCCCTAAAAAGCTATTGTCATCAGATTCACGTTTGCGTCCTGATAGATACGCACTTGAGATGGGTGATATGTCTAAATCTGGATACGAAAAGAGCAG CCTAGAGGAGAGACAGAGAGCTGAGAAGAGAAGCCGAGAAGAGAAAGGTCAAAAATTTGTTCCAAAATGGtttgatgaaacagaggaagtcaCTCCTACACCATGGGGTGATCTCGAAGTTTACCAATTCAATGGAAAGTACTCGGTGCACCGCGCCACAGCGGACAACGCCGAGGATAACACCGATGTGAAGTTGACGCAATTCAATCCTTGGCAATTCGAAGATCTATCTGCTTAA
- the LOC104768380 gene encoding thaumatin-like protein, translating to MANSATIFLLFLTTSALLSSSFIDGAQLILVNNCQESIWPGILGGGGQITPRNGGFHMGSGEETIIDVPDKWSGRIWGRQGCTFNQNGKGSCQTGDCNGGSINCQGTGGVPPATVVEMTLGSSSSPLHFYDVSLVDGFNLPVSMKPIGGGVGCGVAACEVNLNVCCPSALEVKRGGKVVGCKSACLAMQSAKYCCTGEYANPKACKPTLFANLFKAICPKAYSFAFDDSSSLNKCRASRYVITFCPPK from the exons ATGGCGAATTCTGCCACcatcttccttctctttctcactACCTCAGCCTTATTGTCCTCATCCTTCATTG ATGGAGCTCAGCTTATACTAGTGAATAACTGCCAGGAGAGTATATGGCCGGGAATTCTAGGCGGCGGAGGCCAAATCACGCCGAGAAACGGCGGTTTCCACATGGGAAGCGGCGAAGAAACCATAATAGACGTACCAGATAAATGGTCCGGTCGAATCTGGGGTCGACAAGGCTGCACCTTTAACCAAAACGGCAAAGGCTCATGCCAAACCGGAGATTGTAACGGCGGTTCAATCAATTGCCAAGGAACCGGCGGTGTACCACCAGCAACCGTAGTGGAAATGACATTAGGCTCGTCATCATCGCCGCTACATTTCTACGACGTGAGTCTAGTCGACGGATTCAACCTTCCGGTGTCGATGAAACCAATCGGCGGTGGAGTTGGATGTGGCGTTGCGGCTTGTGAAGTTAATTTGAATGTTTGTTGTCCTTCGGCTTTGGAAGTTAAGAGAGGTGGCAAAGTGGTTGGTTGTAAAAGTGCTTGCTTGGCGATGCAGTCAGCCAAGTACTGTTGTACCGGAGAATATGCGAATCCTAAGGCTTGTAAGCCGACTCTGTTCGCCAACCTGTTTAAAGCCATCTGTCCGAAAGCTTATAGTTTTGCGTTTGATGATTCCAGTAGTTTGAATAAGTGTAGGGCTTCTCGTTATGTTATCACTTTCTGTCCTCCAAAGTGA